The DNA sequence CATTAAGGAGATTACATcatagcagagagagagtttaagCCCTCACAAAGCTGGTTTGGCATCTGAACATCTTCAATGTGTCACTCTGAATTCTTGTAAAAGTCTTTCTAGAATAGTTTACATATTATAAGGTTAATATAATACCTTCAGGGTAAGCTTTAACATTTGAACTCAGTTATTTTTGAGGGGCCAACACTTTAGCATTTGTGAGTATTTGAGCTTAATCACACACCTAATTTTAACAAACTCTTGAGAACCTTATGCAGACTACTGAAATTGAATGCAGTCTGGTGTGAGACCTATGTTGAGGCTTACGTGTTTAGTGGTCAGAGTGGAAAGCTGCAATTTTGAACAGATTAAGCCAGAGATGCCTTCGGTCCTTTAGTTTACATGATTACAGTCACCAGCTATCCTTCAGGGATCTAGCTTCCTGTAGAAAATAACTTTATCCATATTAAGCTTTACTCATTATAGACTCCATAGAATGTAGTTGTCTATAAGAATCAGAATCCGGAGCTCCAGATTTGTAATATTGGGGAAAATAGTGTTTCATTCAAGTAAgtagtggttaaaaaaaaactggagaCACAAAGttggaggaggaggcagagatTATTTTGCTGAAAGAATGTAACATGagacacagcagacacagagcCAAAACTGACTTCACAAGTAAAGCAGGGCTTTGGCAGGAGACCATACAAAGGGAGGAGAAAGATGAGAAAACCGAAGACCTGGAGCACAGTAATAAAGTGGAGGAAAAGGTGGAGGTCACCTCCACAATTTTCTTCATCCAACACAAAGAGAAGTCAATTAAGCACTTGTTTAATTAAAAGGAAGGAATACTTTGACCAAATATGTGTGGTTTTTAAATAGACTGTGTTGGTAGGAACATCGACACCAGTAGTAATGATATTCATTTTGGTCAGTGTATCCACTGGTATGAAATTTAGAACtgaagaatgaaacaaaaacaaaagtgttcaaCACCATATAAACgttatattttaattagaatatTCCTTAAATAAATCTGAGTAGTCAAATCACAGTAATCCTCATGTTAACTATAGCAACCTTTTAGACATTACAGGCTCTTTTTACCTATCAGTGAAGACTCAGCATTATTGGTAGTAGTATCTTTAATACTAATTAAGTGTTTAATACAATGCTTTTGGCCAAGAGCAGCACATTCAGATGCAACATACACAACTTattaataaacacttttttattCTTCTAGAAGAAAACCTGATTAGCCACTTGCTTCTGATTGTTAGTAGAGAAAAGTTAGTTTTGTAGCAGTATTGTTGCAGTATTGAAAGGGATCAAAGGACAACTGCATATTCTGTGAGGGCACAGgcacatgatgatgatgatggttgcAGAACTAGAGGAGACTTATAGGAGAATTTCTCAATAATAATTTTGCACATTGCAAAAGAGCATTTCTCCAGTTGTTAGCTGGCTCTAACAATGTGTCTAGAAGAGCATGTGTGTCACTGCATCACAGTGAAGTGGTAAAGGCCTAAAATGGTTCCCATCAATGCCAGAACCACTGATCTTAGCACCAGCTTGGATGATCCACCATGGATAGAACTAGAGAGACAAAGTATGAGAGAGAAGTAGATGTTAGAGGCAGGAGCATTAAGAATGATTCCCAGGCTAAACCAAGGCTACTAACACTACAAGGCAACTAAACTAAGGCAACTAAGACTAAGACCAAGCTCTTATTTGATGCTGAGTTCTGAGTTTATTGACAAGTTCTGTAATGGCAGTTTGAAACAACTGGATGGTTGAGCTCAGCATCTTGTTTTCAATTCATTTGCAAAATGATAGAACTGTGAATGGAACTGAAAATGGGggtaagctttttaaaaaaatattttgtaacaaCTGACTATAGTTAATCTCCATGACTTACCTTGGAAAGACGTAGCAGTCATGATTGCTAAGAAACCTTGAGTGTGTTAAAGTGATTATTTTATAACTGGCATCTTCACTTTTAACTTCTTTGATACTCTGCACTACAAAGACCTCTGTTGGAGAAATAAGGTGCTCAATTTCCTCTGAAGTGCATGTGTAGTTCTCAATGTTCACTGCAGAACAGGACGTGATGTTAAACAGAGTGCCTTCCCCTTCCAACTCAACCACTTCAGTCTCAGAACTTTCTTGGATTCTGGCCTGGAGGAACTTTCCGAAGCGTACCTTGGACCCAGTATTTCCACGATATGTCTTAACTGTGCCAAAGTATACACGTGAACACACTGTCCCATTGTTAAGAAGTCGTATGATATCTGTCAATAAGAAGTGAAGGGACTTGAAGGGAAATTCCTTTTCATAGATTGTGATGTTTTTGCCTTTGGTCTGAACCATTTGGTTAAACACCTTTCGGAATTTCGGTTTGGAATTCCCATAAGCTTGGAGAGCAGCCAAGTGATATGGTATTCCGCCATAAATTTGCTTCTCACAAGTTCCACCATGACTCCTCCACATCTCTGCAAAATCTTTATTGGCCTTAATCTCCTCCTGTAACAGGCCATCTGGTTTTATAACAGTCTGCATCATTTTATCACGACACTCCGAGTAGGTGTCATCCACAGCGTCAGGAGACATATCCAGGATTCTCACCTCTGCGGTCACCTGCAGGATAGAATGATGAGCAAAGACAAAGGGATGGTattatgcaaaacaaaaagccaaTGGGCACTCAGTCAATCTTTCAGAGGCCATGTTACAGAAGATgctcaaaaacaaatgtgtagGAGAATGCAAGAAGGAGATACAATTTGTCTAAGAGACCAGGAGAATCATGAGAAGCAATGTATCAAAATCCAGACTGACTGGAGCATTTCAGTTCGATCTGtaattcagttttcattttaaactgaaatcagtgtgtatatacacacattatggaaaacaacaagaaacactacaaaatgaatatgaatataccATTCGGGAGTTTATTACAAATCTAGCAAGTTTTTTCTTGTGACAAGTTGCTAAAATAGTCACTGCAACTGGTTATCAGAATTGTTCGTTTGCCTGGAACTAGGATTATCACACagtttacaaacatttacatttacatacagcaCCGCAtaaaaagaacacacagcaaaatGGAGATCTAGAATCTTGCACTCGGGAAGAGTGTTACAAATCTTAGTCATTAAAGCAGTGGACTTACGTCGTGAGACACCACAATAAGGAAAAGGCACAGAAACAGTTTCAGACTCAGAGCTCCCATTACAGAACTTGATCCACCCAGCTCTGCCAAGGAAAATCACAGGAATCAAACAGATCTGAAGTTATTAACACATAATGCTGAAAATGGATCCAGATGTGTGGACAGTTCTCATTATTTTACTGTTGAAAGCTCTATGAGCTGGATATTTCTGAACAAGATTTTCCTGTAGTggtaaaaaagaaagataaagttATTTCTAGACCTTCATGTATGATGGCAGTTCAGGAAATGAAAAAGTTGtacaaaagcagaaaattattttcaacTTGTGATCACCAGAGGGAGACACTGAACAAAACCTTGGAGGAGGGGAAGCAGCAACTGGGGCTGAGTTTTCTAAAGTAAACAAGTTTTAAATAACATGCTGGCAGCATGTCTGTACTAAGCTAGCACATTTAGCCACTGATTAAGACTATTACTTTGTGAATGTACTAAGTGTTATTCAGttttaatgcacacacatgggGAAAACAGCAATGATATATAACCCCACTGTAGACTATAAGAAATATCTTTATTTaggtatttttaaaatcattgcATCAACATTAATTGATATAACGAAAATGTGTGATTAGAGTGTTCATAAAATTGGCAATGTTAAAAAGAAGTATCAAAACTTGCCTCTGACTCTGTTCAGGCTTGTGTGTCCAGGAAAAGAACATTTTGTGCACTGCAGCACAATATAAAAGTGTGGGCACTTCTCCAGTAGCTCCCTGGCTCCCACTACTTTATAGGTTGGGGTGACCAGCATTTAAGGGGAAACAGACCACCATAGCTTAAGCTGAGCTTACTTATAGAAAGCTTGTTCAGGACACTACAAAGAATATAACTGAACATATCTTATTAAATATTGGCTTAGGGAGAAGTCCTTGCCCCAATCATTTCCTTAAGgtaacatttcagacagagagcTTTCACAATCGTTTTATTCAGGAAATACCCCAGAGAGTTCTGTCAACCTTTGGCTGTGCAGGCCATTTTTCCTATCAGTGAACACCAAGCATTATGAGTGCTGCTGTTAATTATGTGTTGCGATTTCCGTAAGGAGCAGCACACTCATACAAAGCATTCCTTGTTTCATAATATGCacttttttcattcttcttaAAGAAAACTAGATTTAGAGGTATTACAATTGTGTTAGTATAGAAAAGCTACAATTATGTTGTGTTATTTAATGCAATTAAAGTATAACTATATATTCTGCAAAGCCATATACAGTAAGAATCTAGCTTTGGAAATACATGAAATCCTGTCAGAGATTTTCTCAATATGCTTGAGTGTTGTTTGTATTGTACCTCAGTAATCTTATTACAGTTCATATTTATAAGATGTTCACACAAAACCCTTCTTTGACTATTACATTCCTCCTGGTACATCTAAACCTGGCCAAAATCGATGCGTCACTAATAGTATAATATGTTACATGCATTAGGCCTCTGCATATGACAGCTTGCAGTGAAATGAGCAGTCATTGGAAGAGAATTGGGACCCATTACACcataatacacataatatatattgcTCTATGTGTTTTTATATCAACATTAACTAAACATCCAAACTGCTTCAACTTAAGgtcttacattttaaataattaaagggCTACTAATGACTTTCTCTTGATTAGGCCAAAAGAACCGCTGTAATATGTAACGTGTAACTGCTTTGGCTGGTTTTCTCCAACTATTATCCCTGTTAGATAATTGTGTATTGGACTAAGCTTGTGATATTGTATGTAACTACATATGAATGTGGGTGAGTCACTCCATTAAAGTGCAGAGGGAAACATTCAAAAAGGACCCCATCAGTGCAAGAATCACAGAGCTCAGTTGCAAAGGAGACTTTGCaaacaaaactgttttgttttttttccctttccagTTAGCATATATGTGGTTTGTCATTGTGAAATGTAAGTTGTGTCATATTTAATGTATGATTCTGTTGATTTTTCTTATCATGGCTGAATGTGGCATCTCATTGAGCAAAAGTCATGACCCGCTTTTAACACAGTCCCACTTTGTGGTCATTGTTTTAGTTTGCTTCTGTCAGTGTCACAGAGCTCTATGCCTCTGCACAATATCCATCCTGCCCCGACTCCCATGATGCAGCCACTGAGAACAGTGGTCATTAACATAGAACTCAATGGCAAAATCTATGGAATGCAGAATATGGAGAATCCCtgaatggaaaatattatttagtTTAATAACAATAGATTAAACCAATAACATTATTAGGTAAATTCAAAAGAGTTAAAAAATATGTACTACTTAAACTGTCAATTGTTAAATCAGAGACGTTTAAAGAGAGACGTTTTTATGAGcatataaatattcattctaATGACAGAGTTTGAAGTATAGTTGAAGGTATAGTTGGAACATTTTGTTAGCAGAATCTGCCTATTGCAAAAATGTGAAATAGAGgctcaaaaataaaatgtttaaatcaaatttttaaaatcccTTCAAATCAGGGAAACTAATAATCATGAGCTTATCAAAAACAACACACCctaatttataattaataaataataaaccaaCACACCCTAATGTATAATTACAATTCACTATAGTTAATCTCTATGGCTCACCTTGGAAAGAGGTAGCAGTAATGATTGCTAAGAAATCGCAATTGTATTAAAGTTACTATTTTATAATTGTCATAATTTTTTACCATGATACTCTGCACTTTAAAAGCCTCAGTTGCAGAAATAAGAAACAATAATTTTGCACATTGCAAAAGAACATTTCTCCAGTTGTTAGCTGGCTCTCTATGGTATTATGTTTTAGAACATATTTTAGACACACCTTTAGACACACCCTTACACttacaacagaacacacaataccacaatacacacacccttataaCATGACACACATGCTTGAGTAAATGCTCTACCTTTTAAGTATCAACTGATGATCTGTCCAAATTTAAGCCTGATATTTTTGGACAGAGAGTTCatatgtagaaaaaaaatctatttcttcAGAGGCAAAGgacataataaaatatattacagaAACGTCAGAGTAACagcattttgtacatttgtatggCAGATAGTTTGtagctgaacacacactgctacCCTTCCATTGAACCCTTTCACCAATGTCGACTTTAAGTCAAATGTTTTAGGGTTTCTCAATGCCAGTCCTGGGTTCCCCATGTAAAAACCTGCTGTAATAATGCAACCCAAGAGGTCATTAAGAAATGTAACAATTTCTCCATCTGTTTTGTACTTGCTTTCATTCTTGTTATCTGAATATGTTCATAATTGCATTTGTAATATTGTGTCTAGAAGAGCGTGTGTGTCACTGCATCACAGTGAAGTGGAAAAGGCCTAAAATGGTTCCCATCAATGCCAGAACCTCTGAGCTTAGCACCAGCCTGGATGATCCACCATGGAGAGAACTAGAGAGACAAAGTATGAGAGAGAAGTAGATGTTAGAGGCAGGAGCGTTAAGAATGAGTCCCATGCTAAACCAAGGCTACTAACACTACAAGGCAACTAAACTAAGGCAGCTAAGACCAAGACCAAGGTCTTACTTGATATTGAGTTCTGAGTTTATTGACAAGCTCTGTAATGGCAGGAAGTCCTTTGCTGCTAACAAGACACAAATCCAAAAAGCTTCCATAGTATATGTTGCATGACAAAATCTCAGAATAGGGAATTTTTTATAGGACATGCAGAACAGATTTAATAAAATGACATGTTAATGTCATATTCATAAGTGACATTCTTACCAGAGTTCAGTGTTTCTATGCAAAAATCTGGGCAGAATTAATTTATTCTCAGAGTACAGTTTGAAACAACTGGATGGTTGAGCTCAGCATCTTGTTTTCAATTCATTTGCAAAATTATAGAACTGTGAATGGAACTGAAAATGGGggtaagctttttaaaaaatatattttgcaacTGACTATAGTTAATCTCCATGGCTTACCTTGGAAAGAAGCAGTCATGATTGCTCTGAAACCTTGAGTGTGTTAAAGTGATTATTTTATAACTGGCGTCTTCATTTTGAACTTCCTTTATACTCTGCACTACAAAGACCTCTGTTGGAGAAATAAGGTGCTCAATTTCCTCTGAAGTACATGTGTAGATCTCAATGTTCACTGCAGAACAGGACGTGATGTTAAACAGAGTGCCTTCCCCTTCTGACTCAATCACTTCCGTCTCAGAGCTGTTCTTGACACTGGCCTGGAGGAACTTTCCGAAGCGCACCTTGGACCCAGTATTTCCACGATATGTCTTAACTGTGCCAAAgtacacatgtgaacacactgTGCCATTGTTAAGAAGTCGTATGATATCTGTCAATAAGAAGTGAAGGGACTTGAAGGGAAATTCCTTTTCATAAATTGTGATGTTTTTGCCTTTGGTCTGAACCATTTCGTTAAACACCTTTCGGAATTTCGGTTTGGAATTCGCATAAGCCTGGAGAGCAGCCAAGTGATATGATGTTCCCCCATAAATTTGCTTCTCACAAGTTCCACCATGACTTCTCCACATCTCTGCAAAATCTTTATTGGCCTTAATCTCTTCCTGTAACAGGCCACCTGGTTTTGTAACAGTCTGCATCATTTTGTCACGACACTCCGAGTAGGTGCCATCCACAGCGTCGGGAGACATATCCAGGATTCTCACCTCTGCAGACAGCTGCAGAACAGAATGACCAAAGATGCATAATTTTCAGGAAGAAAATGTAAGAGATGAATCAGAATTGCAATATACATGTAGTCAAGCCTTCATCCAGACTCTTCACTCTCCACTAGCTATTGAGATAGACTCACAATGTGATCTCCAGTTCTTGAGCAATGAAGCTAAGGGTTAAAATCTAAGCTATGACATGTTCATCAAAACATTGATCATAATAAAATATCATATTTGAATTAATTCTATGAGACCCTGCATTCTTATCAGAGGACATTTAAATTCTGGAAAGAAAACTGCCAACATTATACAAGAGCGCATATATATAGTTGTTTACGcagtgaagagaaaaagagtgcTTACACTCTCTAAGAGCACACCAAAAAATACCAGGAGAAACAGGCTGACACCCTGATGTTCTTTGGTAGTAAGTCCTTTCGCCTTTTCCTAGTCATAACAAGCACAGGAAATAAGCACAATTAAAGTTCTCAAACAGAAACAATGTGAGAAAACAAAGTAGTTTGTACTGTTAATGACAGTTTGCCTAAACAGACATAGCAGtatcataataaacaataaatgttatgaaaagctgtatttaataaaaatatatttgcttaCTAATATAAATCTGATTGCTAATGCCTACTTTCACAAAGTGGATGTGACAaagtttgttttgaaaatacttcatcattaaaaacaaattacttaaatatatagattttaaaatttaaGGAACAACCAGAACTATAACCATGAATTCGCATATAGCTGGTTACTGAGACTTCCCCACAAACAGCAGTGTATATGCAGGGTAGAATGCAAAATAAGTCACTTACCATATTTAAACTGTTTCAGTTCCTCCTGGTGGTAAAGCAAACTGTAAGAAGAGTTGCGGTCTGCAGTACAGCACAGTGGTCTGCAAAAATGCCCACTGAGTTACAGAAAAACATGACAGAAAGCTCCGTTATGGAGTGCCAGGTTCCTGGAATCAAAGCTTCCTCAGGAAGGCAAGAGAGAAACGCAGGAAATCTCCAAATATATCTGGGCTTCTATCATACTATCTGGGCTTGTGAGAAAGGCTGAAAGAATGGCCAAAGCTGGACAAGCTGGAAACATGGGAAGGTGGGGCTGGTGTGTGTCAAAAGAGAGTTAACATGCAGCTATACAGAGGGGTCCTCTGGAATACTGTGTCAGCAATTTGTACAAATTTTGGATTACAGATTTTGCACTGTGTGTCccctgttgttattgtttttgaagTTGAATTTTTATTAGAGCTCAGAGTCTTTTCTGAAGAAGGATGCTGGTTTTGCTCAGCTGAGGCAGGCCTGCAGCGAATGCCTAGGATCATTTGCAACTCAGCTGGTGTAATATGTTTTCCTTACATAGTTCCTGAACTTTGGAACAGTGATCCATATAATGTTAGGAAATCCTGAGTGTCGTGGATCGGTTCTTGAAGATGGTACGATTCGTCCCTTTGGTAGCCCTGCCCACTGCATTAGAGATGGCTGACTTACTGTTCCACCAGGTCTTCCGACAATTCGGTCTATCCGAGGACATTGTTTTGGACCAAGGTCCCCAGTTTACATTTCCTTGCTGAAGCCTGTGAAGTAAGGTCCCCTCACGGAGGATGGCGCCCGCTGAGGCCTGCCCCGAGTCAGCGGGGTCAGCCACGGGCCAATGGCCGGTCGGggcctttggggggggggggggggttctgtcacagcTGACCAGTCCCCTACAGGGTGAGACACGCACCTGCCAGACCAGGACCATACTATTCACCTTCCctgctcacaatcacctgtctttTGACAGGAGACATCTACGTCTCGTTAAACATTACGCGTATTTATACACCTACAGGTTCAGAGggacagcacagcacattaGCGGTCAAGACCATACGAGCCAACTTGAGACACTACTCCGCTACTGAAAGGCCACTAGACTCGTCATCGCTGCTTTtgataaaattaataataaagaacctgttgatggaacttcgcctctcgcttcctctctgccgCCTTCATCACACCTACAGgtatttttaaatctaaatttttacattttttaaatcaaatacatttttcagcCTGGGCTATACAAAGCCAGTAGGgtctttgatttattttatatttcattatttgcaGTAATGTTATTTTAGCAATGTACCTTATCATGTAATCTATTCTGTGTAAAGCACTTAAGATCATTTAAGTTCAGATTTAAGATTATTATAAAGATTctaatgatgattattattgtaatatatttattagcTCAGCAATGCATATGTAAAATTAACTATGTAAGAACAGGTCCTTTAAATGTAGAAACTGGGGACTATTCCCAAATTCTAGGTACAATTAACTTTTTAGGTGATTTTAAAGGTGTCTGTTttgtagacagagagaaagtgaatcTTATTTTAAGTGTTTACTTTCAATTTAACTGTACACtttaagcaaggcccttaaccctcaattgcttgagttttattagtcataattgtaagctgctttacataaaagcatcagctaaatgtaaatatagcaTCAGCTAAAAGTAAATGTAGACAGTAGTTAAACATAACTTTCCCATTGACCTGGATTTGATGAGGATTCCAAAGTACAAACTTGCAGACAGGATCTGCTATGCTCATAGCAAACTTAAATATTATTACGTCTTACTGAACAGAAGTATGTGTGCAATAAGTGTTCTATATCTACATGCGTCTGGTTGTCAATTGATCAAACAAATGGTTTGTCATTAAACATTTGCAGAGTTCCTTGACACTATAAATGGTTTAAGCACTTGGAAAATTCTTGCATGCCTATGTCAATTCAGTTTTAATGTTTGGTTTTAATGTCAATTTCAATGTAGTTTTAATGTTGCAGGGCTATTCAGTTCATTCACCACATCCACACTGCAACTGCACTGTGCACATTATGGGAAAATACATAGGCAAGAAAGGATATCTTAATATGAAGTTTAACCAAGACTGTATATCACCCACAGCAATGCCACTGACCAGCTCTTTGGCAAAGTACTACAGGCTCTTCCACATCCTAAAACAAATGAGAGGGTACAAAAACAGCCAGCACTAATGGgttaaacaaggaaagcaacatgatCCTGCATAACGTAATTAGTGGACATTAACTGCAGAAATGTTGAGGAGTTATTTCCCCTGTTAACATCAGCTACACTTTGCCATAATAACTGCTTGAAACCTGATGTTAATAGATTGCAGTAGAAAGTAACCCATCATGACTTTGGCTTCAgactgaatttatttattatctacCTTTATAAAACACACTGTATATGATGGAATACAAGtcactatatctatctatctatctatctatctatctatctatctatctatctatctatctatctatctatctatctatctatctatttatttattttttatttattttttatttttttctcagtataaatcataaatattttttaagattaagcatgtgtttttgtatcaCTTGGACACTGGCTGGATAACAGTGGAGGCATATTGGCAGACAACAATGCAATGCACTGTCTAGAAACAATATCCACGTAAAACAGTCCAAAGGTATTCATAGTATTCATTTcaaaatcatttattatttgtcattgtttattatataaattatactgCAATGTTCCTGAACTAATTTCTATAGATATAAATTTATTCCTAGAAACTCTCTTTCTAGGAGGGGAAATCCATGCCATTGTCAGCTCAGAAttcatttttctatatttaacAAGGTTCTCATtgatttgtgtgcttttttatgCCTGCCTCTTCTCCCTCTTTTGTGCCCCTGTGTTGTATGTCAGAAGGTTAGGGGCCAGTTTCTCCAGGCAATGGACTAAATAGCAGTGTCAGTGGTGAATTGCTATTGGAAATTCTTTTTAGTCCGTGTTTAGGCTTAATCTGAGTCTTTAAAACAGGTCCCTTTTTTTATAGTTTAGAAAAGAGGTGTCAGATTTAAGATGAAGAAGATTACAGCACTAAGTTTAGTGGTTTAACTACTCTAATACATAAAGTTCATTTTTCACAGGCTTAGTGgttatcttttcatttttaatgcatattaaatTAAAGAAATCTGCAGTTTTCAGATTCCAACTTCAGAGAACTGTTTGGTACCAAGTAGAC is a window from the Electrophorus electricus isolate fEleEle1 chromosome 9, fEleEle1.pri, whole genome shotgun sequence genome containing:
- the LOC113583863 gene encoding ecto-ADP-ribosyltransferase 5-like isoform X1, yielding MLVTPTYKVVGARELLEKCPHFYIVLQCTKCSFPGHTSLNRVRELGGSSSVMGALSLKLFLCLFLIVVSHDVTAEVRILDMSPDAVDDTYSECRDKMMQTVIKPDGLLQEEIKANKDFAEMWRSHGGTCEKQIYGGIPYHLAALQAYGNSKPKFRKVFNQMVQTKGKNITIYEKEFPFKSLHFLLTDIIRLLNNGTVCSRVYFGTVKTYRGNTGSKVRFGKFLQARIQESSETEVVELEGEGTLFNITSCSAVNIENYTCTSEEIEHLISPTEVFVVQSIKEVKSEDASYKIITLTHSRFLSNHDCYVFPSSIHGGSSKLVLRSVVLALMGTILGLYHFTVMQ
- the LOC113583865 gene encoding ecto-ADP-ribosyltransferase 5-like; this encodes MEKAKGLTTKEHQGVSLFLLVFFGVLLESLSAEVRILDMSPDAVDGTYSECRDKMMQTVTKPGGLLQEEIKANKDFAEMWRSHGGTCEKQIYGGTSYHLAALQAYANSKPKFRKVFNEMVQTKGKNITIYEKEFPFKSLHFLLTDIIRLLNNGTVCSHVYFGTVKTYRGNTGSKVRFGKFLQASVKNSSETEVIESEGEGTLFNITSCSAVNIEIYTCTSEEIEHLISPTEVFVVQSIKEVQNEDASYKIITLTHSRFQSNHDCFFPSSLHGGSSRLVLSSEVLALMGTILGLFHFTVMQ
- the LOC113583863 gene encoding ecto-ADP-ribosyltransferase 5-like isoform X2; amino-acid sequence: MGALSLKLFLCLFLIVVSHDVTAEVRILDMSPDAVDDTYSECRDKMMQTVIKPDGLLQEEIKANKDFAEMWRSHGGTCEKQIYGGIPYHLAALQAYGNSKPKFRKVFNQMVQTKGKNITIYEKEFPFKSLHFLLTDIIRLLNNGTVCSRVYFGTVKTYRGNTGSKVRFGKFLQARIQESSETEVVELEGEGTLFNITSCSAVNIENYTCTSEEIEHLISPTEVFVVQSIKEVKSEDASYKIITLTHSRFLSNHDCYVFPSSIHGGSSKLVLRSVVLALMGTILGLYHFTVMQ